The genomic segment acactcatcattatcattatcattaagtcCTCCTCCCCTGCTGCCCTCGCGATCCAGTCAATGCAGTGTATATCCAGAAAAAGCTACAGCTGAATctggaatatcaacatttagcCAGGTCTATGACATGGCGAATTGACACAACAGCTGAATTGTTGTAACCTATCCCAAAGGTTCGATGTGTTATGcggtctgagatgcttttctgctcgtcatgcagatacaggtcaaaagcttcagttcagtgttcacatcaaacatcagaattaagAAAAAAGTGTGATCCCTGGGACTTTAACCGTGTTATGGTTGTTGGTGATGGATGGGCTGgttcgagtatttcagaaactgctgatctcctgggattttcacacacaacagtctctagagtttacactgaATAGTgcgaaaaaaacaacaacatcctgtgtgtggagagtctggaggctgaaacaccttgttgatgagagagatcagaggagaatgaccagattggtttgagctgacaggaagtctatagtaactcaaataatcactctctacaaccgtggtgagcataaaagcatctcagaatgcacaacacaacaACCCTTGAGGTagatgtgctacaacagcagaagactacatcaGGCTCCACTCCTGATAACTAAAAACAGGAAACTGAGCTCAGACTCACCCAACCTCtgcagttgaagactggaaaaaccagcccttctggtacaAACAACCATGGCATGTTTAAAGTCACAGACACCAtactttttctccattctgatgttggatgtgaacagtaactgaagctcttgacctgtatctgcaggattttatgcactgtaacctgattggctgattgcataACTTCATAAATGggcaagtgtacaggtgttcctatacATGTGGACAGtaagtgtactgtgtgtgtgtgtgtgtgtgtgtgtgtgtgttttacacctacactgcaaaaaatctTCTCTGCTCTTCGGTTCTGAGGATAAAATCATCTGAACTGCTGCAACTGTGGAGACACGGAGACAAAATGGAGACGGAAAAATGACGTGGAAACAGTTTAAAGCACGAAAATGAAAAATTTGATTCCCCCTAGACAGCTCATCTCCATGAAGTCGAGCTAGCTTTAGAGCTCCAAACAAGATCCTGtcaaaaaatgtccaaatacCGTGTAGTATCTGAATGTAAGAATCAGCGACACctcaaaacatcaaaacatgAGAACAAGCAAACAGTTTTTCCAGGTGAAGATCTGAAAATATGTGTTTTGACTTTCTGATGGACTTCATATAGGAATTAAGGCCTCGGTTCTTATCTAATGttcatattatttgttacatgtGACGCTCAGTAAGGTTAGTTTTATGAATAAGTTCCATTGGCTTTGTTTATCTAGAAAGTTTATGTTGATGTAATTTACAAGGCTAATGCTAATACTTTGTGATTGTATGCAGTCTTGTTCCTGCTTACTTCTTATTTCTGTTATATGAATTTTATGCCTCTCTTTACTGTGATGCAgaacaaatgtttgcttgtttaccTTGTGGACAGATTTGGTTGAATTCCTCCTCACACATTTCCTCATCTTGCTTCAGCTCTGAGAGAGATTTcctcactccatcaaatgagagatgttgatGGACAGTGAAGCTGGGTGAGTCCTCAGATccaggagaaacacagagagacggGAAACTctacagagaggaaaaaacGTAATAGGGTGTGTGCTCATTTAAAGGGCACAGTGGTGTTAGTCTTTATGCAAGGATCTCAGGGTCTGATGAGactaatattgttttaaatccCAGCCTGTAAGGAGtcatccctccctctccccttttgtattttcagattttatttagtttaatccAGTTTTTAATGAACTATTTATATGTTCTTTTATCGAATGCTGACATTTATTCTTTTACTGTCATCTATTCTTTTACTCTTTTATGTAATTGTCATTTTATTAAGCACTTTGAACTGCTTTTTTATGAAAGGTGCTATGAAacaaagattattattattattattattattattattattattattattattattattattaatgaaaaggaGAAAGTGACGAGCTTTTAGGACGAAACCTGCACCCTCTATAGGTCAGACAGTGATTGCCATCTAGAGGAATTGGGTGTGATCATGTACTCTGTACaaaggccaaaagtatgtggacagctAAACATCATACCcttatgtggttcttcctcaaagaGTTGTCACACAGTTTAaaccacacaattgtatagaatgtatctgtatgaaatgatcagtagaaatattcatcagaaatgttcagtagaaatgttcagcagaaatgttcagtagaaatgttcagaagaaatgttcagcaggaacgttcagtagaaatgttcagtagaaatgttcaatagaaatgaaactggagattgtttgtttgagctgaaataaaaaaaaaggaaaatcattaaaaaaagaatgtatCTGTATGGTGCAGCAttataatttcctttcactggaactaagaggctcatACCTGTTCCAGCATTACAGCGCCTGTGTGCACTTCAAgagagctccatgaagacatggtttgccactGCTGGTGTCGAAGAAATCGAGTGGCTTGCAACTTGTGTTGCCCTGACCtcagccccactgaacacctttgggatgaattgaaaCACTGACTatgtgcctgacctcactaatgctcttgtggctgaatgaataCAAATCTCCACAggcatgctccaaaatctagtggaaagtgttgggaaattatattaaaatatagaatAGAGAAATTAAGAAAAGGAAAGACCCTCCTTTTTCTGGAGCTGAGAAATGATGCACGAAGGGGCTTCAGCAAGGTGAGCCTGCAGGGATATATAAGAAGAGTCGTGCGTATGTAAAACAGACACAGGGGAAGAGTTTGGAAAACTTTATGTAGTTTAATtgaaaacacataaaataattattttttaacaatcaTGGGTTTTACATAAGATCTTGGGGGATGCATGATTTGCCTGTTCACGGCCCAGGGGATCTGGGTAGCCTGGATGCCTTAGAAGCAGTAGGGATCTGGGGAGGTTGTGTGCCATATGACATTCTGTAGTACGTTTGGACAGCCGCATCTGAATATCTTTTCTTTATGAATGACACCGAAACAGATGTTTGAGTGGATGTGTTAATTCCTCTCTTTGGGGGGAACAGTGATGCGTGTCTGTGTGGATGCCTGCATTCTCTCTTTCCTGAAAGGCAGTACGGTTAAACATGTTTGAGTGCCAGAATCCACTTTATGCTGTTTGAAAAGCGGCCTGGTGAAGTAAGTCTGGGAAGGGAACTGTCGctgttttccttttaaatgaCGATCCAGGGTTCTGTTTAGAAGAACCAGGGTTGATGGGTTTAGTTTGTACATCTAGAAATAAGGGATATCAAAAATActtaaatacacataaaatatacataggGCTGGACAGAGCGCAACAGGGAGGATAGATAAGGGAAAGGTGGTACTTACCAATGGCTCAgcgaaaaagagagagatgtggggggaaaggggggggggtcttcACGCTGGTAGGAGATAAGAAGAGGCCTCCCAAGTGTagtaaataataagaaaacagaTATTGGCTTTTTATTACTATGATGCTGTTAATGATGTCCACTTGAAAGAGAAGAGCAGATGCAGGCAAAAGTTTTCACTAGAAAAAAACTCAAGGGCCCATCATGAAAGACGTAAGAGAAAAGGTGCGAGCTAAGATAAGGGTACTCCCTAAAGGTACATGGATGCTTTAATTGTATATAAGACACATTGTAAACGATTGTTTCTTGTTGCATGTTCTGCTTTTTGAGTGGAGCGTGTAACCCTGGGCCGAGCTGGGCCTGCCTGGGCCCAGCCGGGTTTATTTTGCTGTCTTGCTGACTGCTGAATAAACCTGCTTCTTCTGAATCCAGTCTCTGTGAGTTCTGCAATGTTATTTCTCTAAAAATACAAGTCAGATTGCTTAATTAAGTTCACAGTTTAAGTTTGTGAGCTAGCAGGGCCAGTGCAGGCTGAAGTGGCCCAAAATTTCCTGcaaaagccttcccagatgagtggagcttattataacagcaaatggtgaataaatctggaatgagatgcacatatgtatatgtaaatgtcaggtgtccacaaacttttggccatttagtgtgtgtgtgtcctcacgTTGATAGCGTCCACAgtctgtttcagctcctgcaccttcttctgcttctcctggatCCTCTGCTGAgatttcatctgctcctcctGTAGCTCATTCTGAGgccaaataaaatacatttcattatttctgcaTCAGGAGCTCAGTGTGTAACCtgcaaacaaagagaaaaaatttCCTCATGTTCTACTGAATTATAgtttaaatatgaacaaaaattcTAACTGTAAATTCGCATCAGTTAATGAGTTTTCCAGTCATCAGCActctcattttttcttttatataatatacattatagATATATTCATACAGCACTAACAGCCACTGCTTTTCACAGCTATGCAGACCCTGTCAGGCAATGGCCCTCTTAAATTGTGGCAGCTTCAGTGCATTTGCCCACGTTCTCATTCCAGTAGtggcatttacatttaaaagtctCCTCCTCGTTCATCTAGATATAGATGTCTTCAAAACAGGTTTTTGTTCTAGGTCAACATTGTAAAAGGTGAACACTGGGCCTCTATCAGTATCAGCAAGATAATATCACTACACTGAGACATTCCCATCGCTAAAAGCTCATTAGCCTTTCTGTCTTTCATGGCCCCTTACATCAGCTCTATCTTCTGAAGCATTGCAGCTGCTCACTCGCTCTCTTCATCTGAAACATTGCAGACACACCCTCTACTCCTCTGAATTATTGCAgatgtcctctctctctctctctgaagcgTCAGTGTGCTTTCTCTTTCAAGGATCACAGACACTCccactcagtctctctcacaaCATCAAGGATTGCGGCCTCTTTTTCTAAACAATGTCAAACTAAATGCCTATTTCTATCTACTTCATGGCAGAGCATGATACTagggtttaaaaacaaatttgcaATATACACCATACATTAATTTGACTTGGAAATGTTTGTGGCCTGTCTATCTAGCACAGGGATTCCCAAAGTATGGGtctggaattaaaaaaagaagggtGGTTAAGGCTTGTGATCACAGAGAATTTATATGGTCCATTTGGGGTTGTTTGTCCAAACGGAACCCCATGACCCCTGGAAAGGATGGAAGACTACAGTGTTTGATTGACTGGGAAGCATATTGCCCAGAGGAAAGATTCCACACCTTTGCAGAGACTATCATGCCCATTATGCAGACATGATAAGCAGGGGCTTGGGGTTGATTGGTTCTGTCATGTCAGCGCTGAATTTGGCCATAGGCTCTGTTTCCCAGAATCGACGAGGGCATCAGAACATGGCGGACCCAGACTCCATTCCCTATCCCACACAGTCACTTCCACGGCATGGTCACTTGATTACTGACTGCACACATCTGTACTCAATCAGCTGACACACAAATAACCCAGAACTTATTTTTGCACTAATGTTAACCTTCATATGCAACCATCTCTGCCCCTGACATGGCAACTTTAACACAGTCATTGTACACTTTAGCTGTAAAATGCTTAAAGAAGGTTGTTGGGTGTTAACTGTTTAGAAGTGCACTGACTGGTCTTACATGTTTAGCACTTCCTTATAAACAATCCTTtgacttttaataaaaaatcacaTCACAGTGAATGACAGtcataattaaaacatttgaatagAAATTAGATAAAATGTCCTTGGAAAAGAACAATGCCGTCCATTTCTTACCAGTTTAGTTGAACCAGTATCATGGCATCTGTGTTCATCCATCATACACAAATAAAAGCTTTGGTCAGTACGACAGTAGCTCTTGTTTAGTTTGTCATGCTCAGAGCAGATCTTCTCTTGGAGCTCTGCACAGGCTTCAACAAACTTGTGCTTCTTAAAGGCAGGAGACTGAAAGTGAGGTTTAAGATGATCTTCACAATAGGAGGCCTGACACACCAGACAGGAATTTATGGCTTTGCGTTTTCTCCCAATGCAGgaatcacactccacatctccaggtccAGCGTAACAGTGAGCAGGAAAAACAGCTTGGAGTTCAGTCTTTttcagtttctccaccacttcagcCAGCATGTTATTCCTGCGTAGAACAGGCCTTGGAGTGAAAGTCTCTCTACAAGGGGGGCAGCTGTAGACGCCCTTCAGATCCTCCTGATCCCAGAAGCGATTAATACAGACCTTGCAGAAATTGTGGCCACAGGGAGTAGTCACTGGATCCTTCAGGAGAtccagacacactggacagctgaactgATCCTTTTCTACTGAAATACCAGCCTCTGCCATTTTTATGGACTAACacaatgacagagagagagagagagagagagagagagagagagagagagagagagagtgcctCATCCAAGAGTGGCACTGTAAATATTATGAGTTTCGTTTTCTCAGAAAGGAGTTTCctgattctgtgtgtgttctagtgtgacagagagagcaaAGAGAGGGCAGGTGTGGCTTTAAAAAGAGAGGGCGGGCAGGATTTAAAGaaactgttatataaaaattcaaattaatagaattctgttttttttttttaaatagtgcaaaaaacagacacttttttaaatcacagaagcatttaaaatgtatctAACCCAAAGTAAATCacaaaaactaattaaaaaaggCTGAAGAAAGTGTATAAAGAAGTCAGAATTGAGAAGCAGCTGTATAAGGACATCAATGAACAAAACTAAGCAAGGAGAAATCAGAGAAAGCAAAAAATGAGGGAATTTCTTGACCACTGTATCGGTCTATTGAAGGCACTAAGGACTCTCAGAACTCTCAGATATTCACCTGGTTCCTCTTTACCTTTAAGAATGTAATCAGTACAGCCCTTAAAAatgtccgaaaggcaagcagagatgcgtgcagagacggatggatcatcaggctggaaggacaaatggagctgggtgtcatcagcatagcaatgatatgagaagccatgagactcaatcacctgccctagagatgtagtgtagatagaaaagaggagtggacccagaactgacccctgtggaatgccagttgtgagttgctgagtttcagaaatacctcccctccatgataccttgaaggatctgtcagagagataggattccacccagcgcagaaccgttccagtgatgcccaggctggagagagttgacaggaggatctgatggttcacagtgtcgaaagcagtagagaggtcaagtaggatgaggacagatgatctagaggttgctcttgctagtcgtaaggcttcagtgacggaaagcagagcagtctccgtggagtggttgctcttgaagccagactgcttggtgtccaggaggttgttctgtgtgagaaaatttgagagttgattaaaaacggctctttcaagagttttcgaaagaaaagggagtagggaaacaggtctgtagttgtcaactatagcagggttgagtgatggttttttaagcagtggggtaacccgggcttgcttaaatgaggtaggatatgtgccagtagagagcgatgtgttaaagatgtgtgtgagtgcaggtaatagtgtgggagagatggactgaagaaggtgagaagggatagggtcaagaggacaggttgtgggatggctagagaggaggagtttagagacatcactctctgagaggggaaagacggaagtcagttgggagttacgtGGAGGAGGAGtcagtctatgcatgtctggggctgAGAAcaggttcctgattgatgtaaccttgttggtaaagaaagtggcaaagtcatctgcagtgagagaagtattggaagggggaggagggggacagagtagagaggaaaaggttttgaaaagaatgcgggtgttgggagaactaagaatcttctcttggtagaatgtggctttagcaatggagatgctattggaaaaagaagagagaagtgtctggtaattggttaggtcaattgggttgtttgatttgcaccatttcctttcagatgctgttagtttggcccggttgctacgcagagcttctgagagccaatgactagagggtgatgtgcgagcaggtctggaggttagggggcatatgctatcaagagaagatgttagagtggaacatagcatgtcggTTGTggtgtttaagtcaagtgaggaaaggtggctttcagagggaagtaaggttgtgacaacggaggagaaatgtgagggggaaagggagcgaagattgcgaagaaaagagatagagggaggagacattgatggtggtgaggggagagaaatagagaactggataaagaaatggtcagaggtgtggagaggagtaatgagaagattatgTGTGGTGCAATTATGTGTGAGGATGAGGCCAAGCTGTTTACCAgctttgtgggttgctggtgtggtgaactgcttgaggtcgaatgtgggaaggagagcaagaaagtcagctgaGCCCAATCCTCTACTCCCTCTTCACTCATGGTTGCATATCTGTGCTCTAACTCCATAATCAAGTCTGCAGATGACACTGCGGTGGTAGACCTGATCAGTTACGATGATGAGAGGAAGGTGAGGGAAGAGATTCAGCACCTGTCAGTGTGGTGTGCCAACAACAAACTTGCATTCAACACCCAGAAGACCAAAGAGGAATCTTCCTCAATTCTTCTCCATATAAATCCTTTAAAACTGAATATTTTTTGCTCTACCTTGATGTTGCTAAGAGTGAACACTAGACCTCTGTCGGTACATAGCCAAAAGATAACGTTACCCCCACACCGAGACACTTCCATAAGTCATCTATCAAAGCTTgcactctttctgtcttttctggTCCCTTACATCAGCACCATCTAGTGAAGCATTGcagacacactgtctctctccatctgaaACATTGCAGACACACTCTCTACTCCTCTGATGCATCAGAGATGAGCTCTCTTGTACATCTGACACACTGAAGAATTGGAGACTATTTCTCTCTGAAGCATCAATGCGCCCTCTCCCAAGGATAACAGACTCTCCCACTCAATCTCCTTCACACTTTGATGCTCTCTAGGATTGCAGCCTAATCAATGGCAGCCTAATTGTCTTTCTCTAGCCACTTCATCACAGACCAAGATACTGGGTCTCAGAAAGAATTCACAAGATACAGCATGCATCAGTTTGAACCCTTTGGGGCCTGTCTATCTAGTGCTGGAG from the Ictalurus furcatus strain D&B chromosome 17, Billie_1.0, whole genome shotgun sequence genome contains:
- the LOC128621090 gene encoding tripartite motif-containing protein 16-like protein; translated protein: MAEAGISVEKDQFSCPVCLDLLKDPVTTPCGHNFCKVCINRFWDQEDLKGVYSCPPCRETFTPRPVLRRNNMLAEVVEKLKKTELQAVFPAHCYAGPGDVECDSCIGRKRKAINSCLVCQASYCEDHLKPHFQSPAFKKHKFVEACAELQEKICSEHDKLNKSYCRTDQSFYLCMMDEHRCHDTGSTKLNELQEEQMKSQQRIQEKQKKVQELKQTVDAINSFPSLCVSPGSEDSPSFTVHQHLSFDGVRKSLSELKQDEEMCEEEFNQICPQVAAVQMILSSEPKSREDFLQYFCYLTLDPNTAHRQLILSEENRAVSHSRKEQRCSNHPERFDSRTQVLCKESVCGRCYWEVEWSGGVSISVSYKEISRKGGGNECGFGYNSQSWSLRCSSSSVSFRHNKINTELRGPASSRIGVYVDHSARTLSFYSISDTMRLLHSVHTTFTQTVYAGFRIWYNSAVRLFDPK